The following is a genomic window from Rhododendron vialii isolate Sample 1 chromosome 9a, ASM3025357v1.
ACTGTTTCTCCTCATCCGCCCCTTTTTCTGGCAGATATGCTAACATGCATTGTGGTACTCCCCCTTTCTTCACCATCACACTGCTGATTCAGCCTCCCctcttccctctctcctctctcctctctgtcTGCTCAATGAAACCGAGCACTTGAGCTGTTCAACGGAACTATGGAAATCACAAGTCTTTTTGCAACTTTGCTTCACAGTTCGTGTGATCTCATGTTATCATGTAGTTTGCTTGGTTGAACAAAGTTTCATAAAGTATATTCATTTGGTGCTTTTGGGTGGGTGCAGGATTCTAGGAATCCCTGTTCAAAGCAAACACTTCAAATTGTTTGTCTTTGTATGCTAGTGATTCTTCCATAAGACTCATCTTAAACCTCATATAAGGCCTCTGGTCAATTTTAGGATTCCAGTCTCTTCTATCTAATAACCATtttaatttggaattttttgttcTCCATTTTGTTTGTCTCCTTAATTACTTTATTTAAGAAGGTGAGCAATCACCCTGTGCAGAATCCACGTTTTGCAACTAGTTCTAGCTAATGCAGTGTGCATGATAACCTCATAATGCAGGTTCACATTTGTCATAGCATTCCTTCTGCTACTGACAGGTGCAGCACTCAATGATCAACACGGTGAAGAGACTATGTACTTCGGCTACTACTATTGCTATGTCGTGAAGCCCGGAGTCTTTGCTGGTGCTGCTCTCTTGTCCCTTGCAAGTGTGATTCTTGGCATTGTCTATTATCTTGTCTTGAATTTGGCGAAGAACAGCACCAATGCTTCATGGGTTGGGCCTACTGCTGCTCCTAATCAAGGCGGCATTGCGATGGGACAGCCACAATTTCCTCCACCAAACACCCAAGCTCCAGTTTTTGTGCATGAAGATACTTATATGAGGCG
Proteins encoded in this region:
- the LOC131302027 gene encoding protein MODIFYING WALL LIGNIN-1-like; translated protein: MERKVIVVCSIVGFLGLLSAATGFAAEAKRIKGSQVQLISPSTCTYPSSPAMGLGLTAAVALMVAQIIITATTGCICCKRGPHQSNSNWTLALICFVVSWFTFVIAFLLLLTGAALNDQHGEETMYFGYYYCYVVKPGVFAGAALLSLASVILGIVYYLVLNLAKNSTNASWVGPTAAPNQGGIAMGQPQFPPPNTQAPVFVHEDTYMRRQFA